A genomic region of Pseudorca crassidens isolate mPseCra1 chromosome 10, mPseCra1.hap1, whole genome shotgun sequence contains the following coding sequences:
- the GPX1 gene encoding glutathione peroxidase 1, whose amino-acid sequence MCAAQRSAAALAAAAPRSVYAFSARPLAGGEPVNLGSLRGKVLLIENVASLUGTTVRDYTQMNDLQRRLGPRGLVVLGFPCNQFGHQENAKNEEILNCLKYVRPGGGFEPNFMLFEKCEVNGEKAHPLFTFLREALPTPSDDATALMTDPKFITWSPVCRNDVAWNFEKFLVGPDGVPVRRYSRRFLTIDIEPDIEALLSQGPSCA is encoded by the exons ATGTGTGCCGCTCAGCGCTCGGCGGCCGCCCTGGCTGCAGCGGCCCCGCGCTCGGTGTACGCCTTCTCTGCGCGTCCGCTGGCCGGCGGGGAGCCCGTGAACTTGGGGTCCCTTCGGGGCAAGGTGCTGCTCATTGAGAATGTGGCGTCGCTCTGAGGCACAACTGTCCGGGACTACACCCAGATGAATGACCTGCAGCGGCGCCTCGGGCCCCGGGGCCTGGTGGTGCTCGGCTTCCCGTGCAACCAGTTTGGGCATCAG GAAAATGCCAAGAACGAGGAGATCCTGAATTGCCTCAAGTACGTACGACCAGGCGGCGGGTTCGAGCCCAACTTCATGCTCTTCGAGAAGTGCGAGGTGAATGGCGAGAAGGCACATCCGCTCTTCACCTTCCTTCGGGAGGCTCTGCCCACGCCCAGTGACGACGCCACTGCCCTCATGACAGACCCCAAGTTCATCACCTGGTCTCCGGTGTGCCGCAACGACGTTGCCTGGAACTTCGAGAAGTTCCTGGTGGGCCCAGACGGTGTGCCCGTACGCAGGTACAGCCGCCGCTTTCTGACCATCGACATCGAGCCTGACATCGAAGCTCTGCTGTCTCAGGGGCCTAGCTGTGCCTAG